In Limanda limanda chromosome 21, fLimLim1.1, whole genome shotgun sequence, a genomic segment contains:
- the LOC133028318 gene encoding G-protein coupled receptor 26-like — MDTAEVILSVLVVVIIIVSLLSNVLVLVCFLYNPEIRKQVPGLFNLNLTFCNLLLTVSNMPLTLVGLVSNAQPGGDGFCHTVGFLETFLSTNSMLSMAALSIDRWVAVVFPLRYHSKMRHKDAAFVLGYTWAHSMSFSTVAACLSWVGYHRLYASCTLANPRASSRTQFVIFTVFFHSFTFLLSLIVLCVTYLKVLKVARFHCKRIDVITMQTLVLLVDIHPSVRQRCLEEQRRRRQRATRKISTFIGTFMLCFAPYVITRIVELFPAVPINPHWGIVSKCLAYSKAACDPFVYSLLRHQYKKTCTDIINRLLKRSSLNTSGRGHQTHGNSIPTAE, encoded by the exons ATGGACACTGCGGAGGTAATCCTCTCTGTGTTGGTGGTTGTGATCATTATAGTGTCGTTGCTGTCCAACGTCCTGGTGCTGGTCTGCTTTCTGTACAACCCGGAGATCCGCAAGCAGGTGCCGGGTCTCTTCAACCTGAACCTCACCTTCTGCAACCTGTTGCTGACGGTGTCCAACATGCCCCTCACTCTGGTGGGACTTGTCAGCAACGCGCAGCCGGGGGGAGACGGCTTCTGCCACACCGTGGGCTTCCTGGAGACCTTCCTGTCCACCAACTCGATGCTGAGCATGGCAGCGCTGAGCATCGACCGGTGGGTCGCGGTGGTCTTCCCGCTGAGGTACCACTCCAAGATGCGCCACAAGGACGCGGCGTTCGTCCTGGGCTACACGTGGGCGCACTCCATGTCCTTCTCCACGGTGGCAGCCTGCCTCTCCTGGGTGGGCTACCACCGGCTCTACGCGTCCTGCACCCTGGCCAACCCCAGGGCGAGCAGCCGGACCCAGTTCGTCATCTTCACCGTCTTCTTCCACTCCTTCACCTTCCTGCTGTCTCTTATAGTGCTGTGTGTCACATACCTCAAAGTGCTGAAAGTGGCGAGGTTTCACTGCAAGAGGATCGACGTTATCACAATGCAAACTTTAGTGCTGCTGGTGGATATTCACCCCAG CGTTCGCCAGCGTtgcctggaggagcagaggaggcgaCGGCAGAGAGCGACGAGGAAGATCAGCACCTTCATTGGCACCTTCATGCTCTGCTTCGCTCCCTATGTGATCACGAG GATCGTGGAGTTATTTCCAGCAGTGCCTATCAACCCTCACTGGGGAATTGTCTCCAAGTGCTTAGCTTATAGCAAGGCGGCCTGCGACCCCTTCGTGTACTCCCTGCTCCGACACCAGTACAAGAAGACGTGCACTGACATCATCAACAGGCTGCTGAAGCGTAGCTCCCTGAACACGTCCGGCCGCGGCCACCAGACCCATGGCAACAGCATACCGACCGCGGAGTGA